The genomic region TTCATTTTAACAAAGGAGAAGTTTGCGAATTAATTGGTGTTGGGttgaatttttcattttaattctcTGTTTTGTCCGTAAATTCGTAGGAAATTTGTGAGGAATACTAGCGGAAAGCCAGAATGCAGGCTTGTAGCGGAGCTGCAATGATGGGTTCTGTGCAACAACCCATGAGGGTCAATAGACCAGCATTTCCTTTAAAAGGGTCTGGTATTAGTGGATTTCCGCACCAGATTAAGCTTAACTCAGTGAAACCCTGTAGAGCTCAACTTGAAGGGAGCTTAGTCACTGGGAGGCCTCCCTCTTCAGTCTCTGTCCCTGTGCTCGAAAGCAGTTTTGTGGACCATGGCCTCAGCGAAGCTGATCCTGAGGTTCGTGCAATTATTAGCAAGGAGAAGGAGAGGCAGTTTAAAAGCCTTGAGCTTATTGCCTCGGAGAACTTTACATCCCGTGCAGTGATGGAGGCAGTTGGCTCATGTCTCACAAACAAGTATTCTGAAGGACTGCCTGGTAAAAGGTCGTCTATCTAATTAAGCAAAGTGCAtagagatttaattttttgttaagttttgatttaaatctgTGCAGCTAATGATCTTATTGTTTGTTGCAGGTACTATGGTGGCAATGAGTACATTGATGAACTTGAAATACTTTGCCAGAAGAGGGCTGTGGCAGCGTTTCATTTGGATGAAAAGAAATGGGGCGTTAATGTTCAACCATTGTCTGGTTCCCCTGCTAATTTTGAGGTTTATACAGCAATTCTTAATCCACATGATCGAATAATGGTAAGATGCTTCTGCctgttttaataatttaattttttgtctttGATAAGATAcgaattaataatttcttcaTGTAACTGGCATAGGGTCTGGACTTACCTCATGGGGGACATTTGTCACATGGATTCATGACTCCTAAAAGACGAGTATCTGGCACATCAATCTATTTCGAGTCCATGCCTTATAGACTTGATGAATCTACAGGTTATGCATCCTTATTATTAGACTTGCTAAGGTTTAGTGGTTGGTACTGGCTTGGTGGTTAATTCAATTTGTCTGAAATTTGGAACAGGCCTTGTTGATTATGTCATGCTTGAGAAGACAGCTACTCTCTTTCGACCAAAACTCATAATTGCTGGTGCCAGTGCATATCCTCGAGATTTTGACTATCCTCGTATGAGGAAGGTAAGGACTAACGTGCTTGCTGATTGTGCTGTAAAGCGTGCCACCATTTACTTACCATGTAGTGATTCTTTTATTAAGCATTTTGGATATTTTCCTTATCTTTGCAAATAACTTATTGGAATTGATATTTGTTTGAAGATCGCAGATGCTGTTGGTGCATTTCTCATGATGGATATGGCTCATATAAGTGGACTTGTTGCTGCTTCTGTAGTTGCTGACCCCTTCGAGTATTGTGATATTGTGACAACTACTACACACAAGGTTTAGGATTAATGCTTACAATTTCTGTGTTGAACTCTGTGTATGTTAATTCACTTGACATGCTGCTTTAGAGTATTAGTGTTGCTTGTccaaatattgatatttagTAAGGGTACCTGAAAAGTTTTACTTCTAGCATGACTAATGTCACTTGATCTTTTCCAGTTCTGCACTTTGTTTGTCATATGTATTAGAAAGTTCTGTTCTGCCCATTAATTTGCCAATAGTGTTGTATCTTCCAAATACTATATACTTCCTTTGCATTAATGTCCACAATAAActcaattttctcatttatttccAGTCTTTGAGAGGTCCAAGAGGTGGCATGATCTTCTTCAAGAAGGATCCTGTTCTTGGAGTTGACTTAGAATCTGCCATTAACAATGCTGTTTTTCCTGGTTTGCAGGTTAGTTTGACTTGTCTCCTTTGGTCCTATTACTAATCTGAATTCCCCTATTCCAACCTTCTACTGACTTTCAAACTGAGGTTTTTTagttatgaaattaattatagaTATGAGAGGCATTTATAGACATGAGAGGTATGATGTTGTCTGTGCAGGGTGGTCCTCACAACCACACAATTGGTGGACTAGCAGTTTGCTTGAAACATGCACAGTCACAAGAGTTCAAGGCTTACCAAAACCAGGTACTGCCCTTTGAAGATATAAATTCAGTCCAAGTTATGTTTTGATGATCTTAATCTAATATGTGTACTTCATCCTGCAGGTAGTGTCTAATTGTAGAGCTCTTGCAAGCCGATTGGTTGAACTTGGCTATAAACTGGTTTCTGGTGGCAGTGACAATCACCTTGTACTTGTGGATCTGAGGCCATTGGTAAGTTACTATCTCCACAAGACATGCAGACATGTGCCCTCTTTATCTTCAAATCTTGAGTAGCATTGGAAGTATTTTTGTGATTCTTTTATAGATGCCCTATGCTCCcttcccccttttttttttttctaatttttttatttctattatcAACTTCTCCTTCAACAGGGTATTGATGGGGCTCGGGTGGAGAAAATACTTGACATGGCCTCTATCACCTTGAACAAAAATTCAGTGCCTGGTGAATTATgccttattttctttctttttttaattcattaaaaaatttccTTATTACAAAACAGGTACTAACACATCTCGAATTTTGCAGGGGATAAGAGTGCACTCGTGCCAGGTGGCATCCGCATTGGATCACCTGCTATGACCACTAGAGGATTCACAGAAAAGGAATTCACAGCTATTGCTGACTTCATCCATGAGGGTGTGCAAATAACTGTTGATGCTAAAGGATTAGTGTCTGGATCAAAGCCACAAGAGTTCTTGAAGTTTGTGGTGTCTCCCGATTTTCCTTTGACTGATAAGGTGGCAAATCTCCGGAGTAGAGTTGAAGCACTGACAACCCAGTTTCCCATTCCTGGGGTATGAATGGTGTCGATGCACTCTACTAAGTAATAATGAGAAGTTGAGAACATCATGAAATTCAACACAGGTTTTAGGGATCAAATTTGAATGTATTCAtaaagttatgaaaattttgaagtgtTTGAGATCTTGTATTGAAAATTATGGATTTCACTTGGTATAGATCTCATCAGTAACCACTTATTAGTACTCCATTGGTAGATAGGAAAAATTAAACCATTGGTCATGTGATCAACTTTCCATCGTCATTTCCCAGCATCTACGGTGTTAAGAGTTGAATTCTACGGATTATTTTaactattattaattttagtttttaaaatcttaatgATAACACATTAACAACATACAACCTGGTAGGGTCCAATTCCTGGATTCCTCTCCGGCCAATCCAGAAATTCTTATGAAGAGGGTATTGCTTTTGTTCTACGCTAATAATTTCCAAGGAAACGAAAAAGATTCTAAAGAATAAATGGATGCGTTAAAATGGGAAAAGAAAGCTATCCCTAGCTTTATTCCACAACTTCTTTGGGTGCAAATAAAGGTTGGTAGTTAACTATCTGCACCAGTTAATCCATTACAATCCTCGAAAGGAAAATAATCCAGTATGGCAATTAATTCAATGCTATATAAATGGTCCCAAAAGGCCCAAAATGAGTTCAAAGGCAGCCCAAAGAGTAGAAAAAGCTTCTGTCCAAAACAAACTAAGGAACTCCTCTCCCTCCGTTTTAGGGTTTTTCGACAAAAGATACTTGTCAGTTTCACACTATTGTTCCTTCTCTTCTCCGTCTGCACTTCTCTTCAACAGGGACGACACCCATCTCCTGGTTTTCTTTTGGGTCTACTGTGAGGTAAGAGGCAATGCTTATTACCATTAGATTGATAGAGAGCTGTTTGCAACtatgggttttcttttttttcgaAGTTTCAATCCTTTTATTTGCCGAAAATTCCCTTGAAGGATTCGTTTTTTGACAGTGTTGTGAATGATGAGGCGATTCAATATTATTACAGTTATCCCTGTCTGATTACTGTTGCTGATAATTTGTTTTCTGACACAACACTTTGTTATCATTAAGaacgatttttctttccaatttgctttttttttttttgttcttttcattAATCTTTGCGGGTTTTGAAGTTTTGGATTTTCTGACATGCAGATTCAGCTAATGCCTAAGAAGAGTTCATCCAAAACGCCTTCAAAAAAGGCAGAAAAGGAAGAAGTAGAAGAACCTGTTCTGGGACAGAAGAAATCGTCTTCAACTCCTAAGAAGGCTGGTAATGAGATTGATGAGATATTTGCTGgtaaaaagaggaagaaaccTGAACAAAAGAAGGCTGATAAGCCAAATGGTGATGAAATCTCGAAACCGAAACCactgatgaagaagaagaataaaaagagTGAAGAAACCAAAGAGGAAGGATCCCAGGAACCTTCTTCTCGGCCTCGCAAGAGAACTGCAGATGGGTTTGCTATTTACACCGAAGAAGAATTGGGTATTAATAAATCGGATGTCGGAAGTACGCCGCTTTGTCCATTTGATTGTGATTGTTGTTTTTGATAGCGTTGGTTGATTCATTTTGCAACTTTGACAAATCAGTTTGCAGAAATTGAAATAGGGTCTAGGCTTTTCTGCTTCTTGTACACAAGGAATGAATTTCACATGAAATGCAATTTTGATACTTTGTTATTCTTGCAGAGAATTCTGAGCTAATTCTTCGTTTACTTTTGCATGATAATTGAATAGATTATAGTGATGTTAATCACTTCTGTTGATCATGGTATGCAATCAGAGATATTCAGACCAATAATTACAAGCAAttatcttttgcttttttggAATTTCAATGGATGATAATCTTTTAACCACCTTAACAGTTGCATTCTGTGCTCAATCAGATGACTTGTGCTGGTGCTTTTCACTCCTAATTCTGGTTTAGATTTGCCATTCATAACCACAAACAAAACTAGAGCTTCATCAGGGGAATGCAGTCGTGCACAGCCCTGGAGACTTGGATTGAGAAAGGGTAGCCTCTACCCTTTTCTTACACTGCGGATTTTAGTCTATAACATGGCCACAAAGGGTTCTTAGCAAAATTTGCAGATGTTCTTGTCTGGGATAAGTTTGTGATGGCTTCACAAGTAGGTTTCATTCATAAAGAGATTACTGCATAACAGATTATATTTACAACACTTGTGGTGCAGACAAATAGTCTAGTTATACAATATTATTTCAAGTAGGGGacaaattttctttatagAGGCAGAAGGCCAAACTAAAATGGCCACAATTGGTGATAGCAATGCAATATATTTGTGGCTAGTGTGCTAAATTGCTGATATGCCTAAACATTGGTGATCAGTGAATCTCTGTAAGTAGCTGAGAAAGAAATCTCAGCTTCCATTTAACCCAAAAGGCTAAGCTGAGATTTTCTTTTCGAGGATTATAATGAATTAACTGGTGCAGATAGTTAACTACCGACCTTTATTTGCACCCAAAGAAGTTGTGGAATAAAGCAAGGGATAGTTTTCTTTTCCCATTTTAACGCATCCATTTATTCTTTCGTTTCCTTGGAAATTATTAGCTTAGAACAAAAGCTATACCCTCTTCATAAGAATTTCTGGATTGGTTGGAGAGAATCCAGGAGTTGGGCCCTTCCAGGTTGTATGTTGTTAATGTGTTATcattaagattttaaaaactaaaattaactataattaaaataatccgTAAAATTCAACTCTTAACACCATAGATGCTGAGAAATGATGATGGAAAGTTGATCACATGACCAATGGTTTAA from Theobroma cacao cultivar B97-61/B2 chromosome 9, Criollo_cocoa_genome_V2, whole genome shotgun sequence harbors:
- the LOC18588038 gene encoding H/ACA ribonucleoprotein complex subunit 4 encodes the protein MSSKAAQRVEKASVQNKLRNSSPSVLGFFDKRYLSVSHYCSFSSPSALLFNRDDTHLLVFFWVYCEIQLMPKKSSSKTPSKKAEKEEVEEPVLGQKKSSSTPKKAGNEIDEIFAGKKRKKPEQKKADKPNGDEISKPKPLMKKKNKKSEETKEEGSQEPSSRPRKRTADGFAIYTEEELGINKSDVGSTPLCPFDCDCCF
- the LOC18588037 gene encoding serine hydroxymethyltransferase 3, chloroplastic — encoded protein: MQACSGAAMMGSVQQPMRVNRPAFPLKGSGISGFPHQIKLNSVKPCRAQLEGSLVTGRPPSSVSVPVLESSFVDHGLSEADPEVRAIISKEKERQFKSLELIASENFTSRAVMEAVGSCLTNKYSEGLPGKRYYGGNEYIDELEILCQKRAVAAFHLDEKKWGVNVQPLSGSPANFEVYTAILNPHDRIMGLDLPHGGHLSHGFMTPKRRVSGTSIYFESMPYRLDESTGLVDYVMLEKTATLFRPKLIIAGASAYPRDFDYPRMRKIADAVGAFLMMDMAHISGLVAASVVADPFEYCDIVTTTTHKSLRGPRGGMIFFKKDPVLGVDLESAINNAVFPGLQGGPHNHTIGGLAVCLKHAQSQEFKAYQNQVVSNCRALASRLVELGYKLVSGGSDNHLVLVDLRPLGIDGARVEKILDMASITLNKNSVPGDKSALVPGGIRIGSPAMTTRGFTEKEFTAIADFIHEGVQITVDAKGLVSGSKPQEFLKFVVSPDFPLTDKVANLRSRVEALTTQFPIPGV